The Petrocella atlantisensis genome has a window encoding:
- a CDS encoding transposase, producing the protein MQSIMLSLDSLIMTIPGIGFVNGGMILGEIGNIKRFSNASKVLAYAGLDPSVYQSGNFVAKRTRMSKRGSKTLRYALINAANNVVRNNDTFKAYYDTKRAEGRNHYNTLGHCAGKLVRVIYKMLTDEVEFNLD; encoded by the coding sequence ATGCAATCAATTATGCTTTCACTTGATTCACTTATCATGACCATTCCAGGCATTGGATTTGTCAATGGTGGAATGATTCTTGGTGAAATTGGTAACATTAAACGCTTCTCCAATGCTAGCAAAGTTCTAGCTTATGCTGGGTTAGATCCGTCTGTTTATCAGTCTGGAAACTTTGTTGCCAAACGTACACGTATGTCAAAACGAGGATCAAAAACCTTACGTTATGCATTAATTAATGCTGCAAACAATGTTGTTCGTAACAACGACACATTTAAAGCTTATTACGATACTAAAAGAGCTGAAGGCCGAAACCACTACAACACTTTAGGTCACTGTGCCGGTAAGCTTGTCAGGGTCATCTATAAGATGCTTACTGACGAAGTCGAGTTTAATCTCGACTAA
- a CDS encoding AEC family transporter — translation MDFTLVISQVIILFFIMFLGYVLRSKGIITEEGIKNFSSLIFYVTMPAMIIASLGNTASTKLSDLYDIALATFITYGILIGMAPVLAKLVKAPLGSIGLYKFMAIFGNVGFIGFPMTIALLGEDALFMAAIFNIPFNLLLYTLGVYFILSDKNKDHKMEWSIKQFMNPGIIATVIGIISFLSGWKLPVVVLNISDVLGSITTPLAMIVVGASLFGVKIRTILKNYRIFALSVIRMILFPLGIGFVLSSIGLTGFGLWVPIILSGMPIGTNTVIMARQYGGNTLEASEAVFLSTLMMIATIPILIIIVGLYS, via the coding sequence ATGGATTTTACTCTTGTTATTAGCCAAGTCATTATTTTGTTTTTTATTATGTTTCTAGGTTATGTGCTTAGAAGTAAAGGTATCATCACAGAAGAGGGTATTAAAAACTTCTCGTCCTTAATATTCTATGTGACCATGCCTGCAATGATTATAGCATCTCTTGGTAACACGGCATCTACAAAGCTATCAGATCTTTATGATATCGCCTTAGCGACTTTCATTACCTATGGGATACTTATTGGGATGGCGCCGGTTTTGGCAAAATTGGTAAAAGCACCACTTGGTAGCATAGGACTCTACAAATTCATGGCCATTTTTGGTAATGTGGGATTTATCGGTTTTCCGATGACAATAGCCCTTCTTGGTGAAGATGCTTTATTTATGGCTGCTATTTTTAATATTCCTTTTAACTTGCTGCTCTATACACTTGGTGTTTATTTTATACTATCTGATAAGAACAAAGACCATAAAATGGAGTGGTCCATTAAGCAGTTTATGAATCCGGGGATTATAGCAACAGTCATTGGCATTATTTCTTTTTTATCCGGATGGAAGCTTCCGGTTGTTGTCTTAAACATATCCGATGTGTTGGGGAGTATTACAACCCCTTTGGCAATGATTGTTGTAGGTGCCTCTTTATTCGGTGTTAAGATAAGAACCATTCTAAAAAATTATAGAATATTTGCACTTAGTGTAATCAGGATGATTCTGTTCCCTTTGGGCATTGGTTTTGTTTTATCCTCTATCGGATTGACAGGTTTTGGACTTTGGGTCCCGATTATATTATCCGGCATGCCTATTGGTACCAATACAGTCATTATGGCAAGACAATATGGTGGCAATACCCTAGAGGCTTCCGAGGCTGTATTTTTATCAACGCTTATGATGATTGCTACGATTCCAATACTGATTATAATTGTTGGACTATATTCTTAA
- a CDS encoding TfoX/Sxy family DNA transformation protein, with product MRVSNLVNIGPKLESLLNEVGIHEAEKLREIGSVEATYLLYQKDKDCMDKLFALEGAIRGVRWHNIQHEEKIRLKQSFDERCMNMNG from the coding sequence ATGAGAGTATCGAATCTGGTTAATATTGGACCGAAATTGGAGAGCTTGTTAAACGAAGTTGGCATTCATGAAGCAGAAAAGTTAAGAGAAATCGGAAGTGTTGAGGCAACTTATCTTTTATATCAAAAGGATAAGGATTGTATGGATAAGCTATTTGCCCTTGAGGGTGCCATACGCGGCGTCAGATGGCATAATATTCAGCATGAAGAAAAGATTAGGTTGAAACAATCCTTTGATGAAAGATGCATGAATATGAATGGGTGA
- a CDS encoding YwbE family protein — protein sequence MEGSKRDEIQIGMTVMIVQKQDQRSGQLTEGVVKKILTNSKNHPHGIKVMLEDGIVGRVKTIVH from the coding sequence GTGGAAGGTAGTAAAAGAGATGAGATTCAAATCGGTATGACGGTAATGATTGTGCAGAAACAGGATCAACGCAGTGGTCAGTTGACAGAAGGTGTGGTAAAGAAAATATTGACCAACTCTAAAAATCATCCTCATGGGATTAAAGTCATGTTAGAGGATGGTATCGTCGGTAGGGTTAAGACAATTGTTCATTAG
- a CDS encoding NAD(P)/FAD-dependent oxidoreductase, with amino-acid sequence MGNEKHIVVLGAGYGGILTAKKLARKFKKKEDIKITLIDKNTYHTMLTELHEVAAGRVPEESIRIDLDKIFEGRNVDVVLDEIKNIDFEKKELTGDLNTYAYDYLVLGTGSKPTFYGCKGAEENALTLWSYEDALKIKYHILEAFGKASVEKTPDKRAHLLTFVVVGCGFTGIEMIGELAEWTDKLCFNFNIPREEVKLMVVDLLPRVLPMFKDKLIHKTEKRLEKLGVEVLTRSNIIEVNKNSISIEGKEPIPTYTTIWAAGVEGSDLMGTLKKEHFSKGPRNRVQTDQYLRSESHDDVFVVGDNIFFIPEGEEQPVPQMVENAEHSSALVAGNIIATIKKEPLKPYKPKFHGAMVSIGGKYGVAQVGTPKNQMVYSGFLAMLIKHMINMVYFLQVSGFNKAWTYMMHEFFHVEDRRSFLGGHFSKRSPNFFLVPLRLFLGLKWLLEGLAKLPRIMENPNDIFLIPAKLPTSGASEEWVEEATEVIVWTTSLPLPQFVEDIVSWMLNLSHGAALPVPEFVTNMVDASMDMVFYTSTGDFTAMASIFQTGMVLGEIAVGGALIIGLFTALASIGSIIMGIMIWSSNMAPVEMLWYLAAGFALIGGSGSTFGLDYYVLPFLKKQWMKLKVVKKWYLFT; translated from the coding sequence ATGGGAAATGAAAAACACATAGTGGTTTTAGGTGCAGGCTATGGTGGTATACTTACTGCAAAAAAGCTTGCAAGGAAATTCAAGAAAAAAGAAGATATAAAAATTACCTTAATTGACAAAAATACATACCATACGATGCTAACGGAGTTGCATGAGGTTGCTGCCGGTCGTGTGCCGGAAGAATCCATACGTATTGACCTAGATAAGATTTTTGAAGGTCGTAATGTCGATGTGGTATTGGATGAAATTAAAAATATCGATTTTGAAAAGAAAGAATTAACGGGTGATTTAAACACATACGCCTATGACTACTTAGTACTGGGTACAGGTTCAAAACCTACTTTCTATGGCTGTAAAGGGGCAGAGGAAAATGCTTTGACTTTATGGTCTTATGAAGATGCGCTAAAGATTAAGTATCATATCTTAGAAGCTTTTGGTAAAGCAAGTGTAGAGAAAACGCCGGATAAAAGAGCACATCTTCTGACTTTTGTTGTCGTAGGCTGTGGGTTTACAGGCATAGAGATGATAGGTGAATTAGCTGAATGGACGGATAAATTATGTTTTAACTTCAATATTCCTAGGGAAGAAGTTAAACTCATGGTTGTCGACTTGTTACCGAGAGTACTACCTATGTTTAAAGACAAATTAATCCATAAAACAGAAAAACGTTTGGAAAAATTAGGTGTTGAGGTTTTAACCCGTTCCAATATCATCGAAGTGAATAAAAACAGTATTAGTATAGAAGGCAAAGAGCCTATTCCAACTTATACCACCATTTGGGCTGCAGGTGTTGAAGGCAGTGACTTGATGGGGACTTTGAAAAAAGAACACTTTAGTAAAGGACCAAGAAATCGCGTTCAGACCGATCAATACCTAAGATCTGAAAGTCATGATGATGTTTTTGTAGTTGGTGACAACATCTTCTTTATTCCGGAAGGGGAAGAACAACCTGTTCCACAGATGGTTGAAAATGCAGAGCATTCATCTGCTTTGGTTGCCGGGAATATTATTGCTACGATCAAAAAAGAGCCTCTGAAACCATACAAACCCAAGTTTCATGGTGCTATGGTAAGTATCGGTGGCAAATATGGTGTGGCTCAAGTAGGTACACCTAAGAATCAAATGGTTTATTCAGGATTCCTTGCGATGTTGATTAAGCATATGATTAATATGGTATATTTTTTACAAGTATCTGGGTTTAACAAAGCATGGACTTATATGATGCATGAATTCTTCCATGTTGAAGATCGACGTAGCTTTTTGGGTGGACATTTTTCTAAAAGATCACCTAACTTCTTCTTGGTACCACTTAGATTATTTCTCGGATTAAAATGGTTGTTAGAAGGTCTTGCAAAGCTACCTAGAATCATGGAGAATCCGAATGATATTTTCTTAATACCAGCGAAATTACCGACTTCAGGAGCGTCCGAAGAATGGGTTGAAGAAGCAACAGAAGTGATCGTATGGACAACATCGTTACCTTTACCACAATTTGTTGAAGATATCGTGAGTTGGATGCTGAACTTAAGTCATGGTGCAGCCCTTCCGGTTCCGGAATTTGTAACGAACATGGTCGATGCCTCGATGGATATGGTATTCTATACTTCCACCGGTGACTTCACAGCAATGGCTTCGATTTTCCAAACAGGTATGGTCCTAGGAGAAATCGCAGTTGGTGGTGCCTTGATTATTGGTTTGTTTACAGCATTGGCATCCATCGGTTCCATTATTATGGGCATTATGATTTGGTCTTCTAACATGGCACCTGTTGAGATGTTATGGTATCTTGCAGCAGGATTTGCATTAATTGGTGGTAGTGGTAGTACATTTGGTCTTGACTATTATGTTTTACCTTTCTTAAAGAAACAATGGATGAAATTAAAAGTTGTCAAAAAGTGGTATTTATTCACGTGA
- a CDS encoding FMN-binding protein produces the protein MMCEGKVKGLRGYFSLTFFLIIMIVLMVGCSERAPIYIPGTYINETEGYYSTLRVSVTVDQSHITQIEILSHEEPELLANVVFEELPKAIMKKNNIDVDVISGATYTSEALIDAVKKALEQAKVDEE, from the coding sequence ATGATGTGTGAAGGTAAAGTAAAAGGGTTAAGGGGCTATTTCTCTTTAACCTTTTTTCTCATAATTATGATCGTTTTAATGGTAGGTTGTTCGGAACGTGCACCGATTTATATACCCGGAACGTATATAAATGAGACAGAAGGGTATTACAGTACCCTAAGGGTTAGTGTAACAGTGGATCAAAGTCATATAACCCAAATTGAGATATTATCTCATGAGGAACCTGAATTATTGGCGAATGTTGTCTTTGAAGAACTACCGAAAGCCATTATGAAAAAAAACAATATAGATGTGGATGTTATATCCGGAGCAACCTATACCAGCGAAGCACTTATTGATGCTGTTAAAAAGGCCCTTGAACAAGCGAAGGTGGATGAGGAATAA
- the rluF gene encoding 23S rRNA pseudouridine(2604) synthase RluF — MSDSIRLNKYISESGICSRREADKLIQRGLVTINGYLAQVGSKVEFEDIVAVEGKVVKPKVQRIYMAFNKPVGVTCTTDFKDSTNIVEYIGYKERIFPIGRLDKMSEGLIFMTNDGDIVNKILRSGNRHEKEYVVTVDKPITDEFIRKMERGVPILKTKTKPCKIERIGKNRFKIILVQGLNRQIRRMCEVFGYTVIKLKRIRIMNIELRGIEPGQWRYLNKAEIREIDRLISHSSKTEEASFTK, encoded by the coding sequence TATTCGACTTAATAAATATATCAGTGAATCCGGTATATGTTCGAGAAGAGAAGCAGACAAGTTGATTCAAAGAGGCCTTGTAACGATAAATGGATATCTTGCCCAGGTAGGATCAAAAGTGGAATTTGAGGATATCGTTGCCGTGGAAGGCAAAGTGGTAAAACCAAAAGTACAAAGAATATATATGGCTTTTAACAAGCCGGTGGGTGTGACATGTACCACAGATTTTAAAGATTCTACAAATATAGTGGAATATATTGGGTATAAAGAACGGATATTTCCCATTGGCCGTTTAGATAAAATGTCTGAAGGATTAATTTTTATGACCAATGATGGTGATATTGTCAATAAAATCTTAAGATCGGGTAACCGCCACGAAAAAGAATATGTCGTAACCGTTGACAAGCCGATTACAGATGAATTTATCAGAAAAATGGAACGTGGTGTACCTATTCTTAAAACAAAGACCAAGCCGTGTAAAATAGAACGTATCGGAAAAAATAGGTTTAAGATCATTTTGGTTCAAGGATTAAATCGTCAAATCAGGCGTATGTGTGAGGTTTTCGGCTATACGGTGATTAAGCTTAAACGTATAAGAATCATGAATATAGAGCTTAGAGGTATTGAGCCGGGACAGTGGCGCTATCTAAATAAAGCAGAGATTAGAGAAATCGATCGACTCATAAGCCATTCCAGTAAGACGGAAGAGGCTTCATTTACGAAATAA
- a CDS encoding response regulator — MSTSLEIKVLIVEDDLMIQRILTEFLKKIRGYTLVGVASDYTSAKHFIESTAIDFVLLDIYLPGGLGIDLLKWIRQQERAIDALLITADNRSETLEKAMRYGAVDYLIKPFRFSRFQEALKRYLVKKAQLHNKIMMDQENIDQLMHLNQNPIYEEGTNQTFENIMSFLQKNSNQSYTSSEIAKILGISRITARRYLEEMENDGIVVLELAYGGVGRPKNLYRFVGDQL; from the coding sequence ATGTCAACATCCCTAGAGATAAAAGTATTGATCGTTGAAGACGATTTGATGATTCAAAGAATACTAACGGAATTTCTAAAAAAAATAAGGGGTTATACTTTGGTTGGAGTAGCTTCTGATTACACAAGTGCAAAGCACTTTATTGAGTCTACAGCCATTGATTTTGTATTGTTGGATATCTATTTGCCCGGAGGTTTAGGGATAGATCTTCTGAAGTGGATTAGACAACAGGAGAGAGCTATTGATGCGCTTCTTATTACAGCAGATAATAGGTCTGAGACTCTAGAAAAGGCTATGCGTTATGGTGCTGTAGATTATTTAATAAAACCATTTAGGTTTAGTCGTTTTCAAGAGGCTTTGAAAAGATATCTGGTTAAGAAGGCACAACTTCATAATAAAATCATGATGGACCAAGAGAATATAGATCAATTAATGCATTTAAATCAGAATCCAATTTATGAAGAAGGTACGAATCAAACCTTTGAAAATATCATGAGTTTCTTACAAAAAAATTCAAATCAGAGCTATACATCCTCAGAGATTGCTAAAATCCTGGGTATTTCACGAATCACAGCAAGGAGGTATCTAGAAGAGATGGAAAACGACGGAATCGTGGTATTAGAACTTGCATATGGTGGTGTAGGACGACCCAAAAACCTTTACCGATTCGTAGGAGACCAGCTATGA
- a CDS encoding HAD family hydrolase, which produces MKDVMVIFDLDGTLVDSIEGLAYSMNHVLETNQLETHKTEAYFDFLGEGIERLVFKALPETHRDPKTVLSFYNKMLVSYHEYFDKALEAYDGIYDMLDTFVGMDVKMAIHTNKNERMAKIIAERYLGQYNFLRLIGDDGVRKKKPDHQEVMALLDDYGIMKNRCFFVGDTEIDVQTAQAAGVPMIAVTWGFRKPEILKALNPTYLVNKPEEIVNIVKNVTS; this is translated from the coding sequence ATGAAAGACGTCATGGTAATATTTGATTTGGATGGTACACTTGTTGATTCAATAGAGGGTCTGGCTTATTCAATGAATCACGTGCTTGAGACAAATCAACTGGAAACGCATAAAACAGAAGCCTATTTTGATTTTTTGGGTGAAGGTATTGAAAGACTGGTTTTTAAGGCCTTACCGGAAACGCATAGAGATCCTAAAACAGTTTTAAGCTTTTATAATAAAATGTTAGTATCCTATCATGAATACTTTGATAAGGCATTAGAGGCTTATGACGGTATTTATGATATGCTGGATACATTTGTTGGAATGGACGTTAAGATGGCCATACATACCAATAAGAATGAGCGCATGGCCAAGATTATAGCAGAGCGTTATTTGGGGCAGTATAACTTTCTTAGGCTTATTGGTGATGACGGGGTAAGAAAAAAGAAACCGGACCACCAAGAAGTAATGGCGCTTCTTGATGACTATGGGATTATGAAGAATCGGTGTTTTTTTGTTGGTGATACGGAAATTGACGTTCAAACAGCACAAGCAGCCGGTGTTCCTATGATTGCCGTCACTTGGGGATTTAGAAAACCTGAAATACTAAAGGCGCTTAATCCAACCTATTTGGTGAATAAGCCGGAAGAAATTGTGAATATAGTAAAAAATGTAACAAGCTAA
- a CDS encoding 1,4-dihydroxy-2-naphthoate polyprenyltransferase, translating to MKISSFLKLVEIQTKVASVLPFLTGIAFCYYRYQAFDALRLGLFFMSMLCVDMATTTINNYWDYKKAILKEGFNYESHNAIVKDQLTEKQVQMTIGGLLFLGILFGTVLFLLTDWVVLLIGVLAFGIGILYSYGPVPISHTPLGEVLSGTMMGGFIFFIANYIQIFERGYINYYMEQRTLHLAVNMKEMFIIIFIALPLIFLIANIMLANNICDMDDDLINRRYTLPAYIGKKHAISLFVLLIVLSYLAIFLSIIMKWLPISTLLVFLTIFPVYKGTKKFLKEQDKSKTFVISVKNFVFISGSYMASIILSIMISLLT from the coding sequence ATGAAAATTAGTTCTTTTCTTAAGCTTGTGGAGATACAGACCAAGGTGGCAAGCGTATTACCTTTTCTTACGGGGATAGCCTTTTGCTATTATAGGTATCAGGCATTTGATGCTTTAAGACTTGGACTGTTTTTTATGAGTATGTTATGTGTGGATATGGCAACAACAACCATTAATAATTATTGGGATTACAAAAAAGCAATCTTAAAAGAAGGCTTTAACTATGAAAGCCACAATGCTATTGTCAAAGATCAGCTTACAGAAAAGCAAGTCCAAATGACGATAGGTGGTTTATTATTTTTAGGCATTCTTTTTGGCACCGTTTTATTTCTTTTGACGGACTGGGTTGTATTGTTGATTGGAGTATTAGCCTTTGGAATCGGTATATTGTATTCTTATGGACCAGTACCTATCTCTCATACACCACTGGGTGAAGTCTTATCAGGAACGATGATGGGGGGATTTATATTTTTTATCGCTAATTATATTCAGATTTTTGAAAGAGGTTATATTAATTATTATATGGAGCAAAGGACCTTACATTTGGCGGTTAATATGAAAGAGATGTTTATCATTATTTTTATTGCACTGCCGCTCATATTTTTAATCGCTAATATTATGTTAGCCAATAATATATGTGATATGGATGATGATCTGATTAATAGACGTTATACATTGCCTGCCTATATCGGCAAGAAGCATGCAATTTCATTATTTGTTCTACTTATAGTTTTGTCCTATTTAGCCATATTCTTAAGTATCATAATGAAATGGTTGCCGATATCAACTTTGTTGGTTTTTCTAACTATTTTCCCGGTTTATAAAGGTACAAAAAAGTTTTTAAAAGAACAAGACAAATCTAAAACATTTGTCATCTCTGTTAAAAACTTTGTATTCATATCCGGTAGTTATATGGCTTCTATAATTCTAAGCATTATGATTTCTTTGTTAACATAG
- a CDS encoding cold-shock protein has protein sequence MTGTVKWFNADKGFGFITTEAGNDVFAHYSQIQKDGFKSLEEGQAVNFDVAEGAKGPQAENITVA, from the coding sequence ATGACAGGTACAGTAAAATGGTTTAACGCAGATAAAGGTTTTGGATTCATCACAACAGAAGCTGGTAATGATGTGTTCGCACATTATTCACAAATTCAAAAAGACGGATTCAAATCATTAGAAGAAGGACAAGCAGTTAACTTTGATGTAGCAGAAGGCGCTAAAGGCCCACAAGCTGAAAACATTACAGTAGCTTAA
- a CDS encoding Spo0B domain-containing protein, giving the protein MKLHYKIMIVVTTAIILVIGFISLVANHQLKASMELHMGSAASDIAVVIANLPDLGQMLSEEREDGSIQGLIENLRILTRYQYIIIMDMEGKQYAYPYASGLYKPYKNGGEEAVLNEGKAYISADNNQLISAIRAFHPIYYEDEQVGAVLVGLLTDEVQKETEAQRENIEYALVIGMALGVILALYLAMDIKKSIFGLEPKEIALLVSERELILHSIEKGIIAIDQNGEVLICNRKSQMMLNLPMDDKCSIDHLSQTPIYDYMLEAIQSKSDIVNEQLFLPNQTRILISLCLMHDSSNQVIGAVASLENLTQVRALAEELTDYRHLVDSLRAQNHEFMNKLQTISGLLQLGDHEEVLDYIDTLASKNSRLNHLLSEHIRDNKIAGLLLTKYALFSENKIDFIIDQDSFVEGLPAELNAEEACSIIGNLLENAMDAVGQEKVKKIVIFIDASQDHFIMEIYNSGPPVEEDILESIYEKGFSTKGGNRGYGLYLVRNIVENAEGIIDYIYDEGVRWYVNIPRDKSIDR; this is encoded by the coding sequence ATGAAGCTACATTATAAAATAATGATTGTTGTAACAACGGCCATTATCCTGGTAATAGGTTTTATATCTCTTGTGGCGAATCATCAACTCAAAGCTTCTATGGAGCTTCATATGGGAAGTGCAGCGAGTGATATAGCAGTCGTTATAGCCAACCTACCGGATTTGGGGCAGATGTTGTCGGAAGAAAGAGAAGATGGGTCCATTCAAGGACTTATTGAAAACTTAAGAATTCTGACAAGATATCAATACATTATAATAATGGATATGGAAGGAAAACAATATGCCTATCCTTACGCAAGTGGTCTCTACAAACCCTATAAAAATGGCGGCGAAGAGGCTGTGTTAAATGAAGGTAAAGCTTACATATCAGCGGATAACAACCAACTTATTTCTGCAATAAGAGCTTTTCATCCCATATATTATGAAGATGAACAAGTGGGTGCCGTTCTTGTCGGATTGTTAACCGATGAGGTTCAAAAGGAAACAGAAGCCCAACGGGAAAATATTGAGTATGCATTGGTTATAGGTATGGCCCTCGGGGTTATTTTGGCTCTGTATCTTGCGATGGATATTAAAAAATCTATTTTCGGACTTGAACCTAAAGAAATCGCTCTTTTAGTAAGCGAACGTGAGTTGATCTTACACAGCATTGAAAAAGGCATTATTGCAATTGATCAAAATGGTGAGGTCCTTATATGTAATAGAAAATCTCAAATGATGTTAAATTTGCCAATGGATGATAAATGTTCCATCGACCATCTTTCACAAACACCTATCTATGATTATATGCTTGAAGCCATTCAATCTAAGTCGGATATTGTGAATGAACAGCTGTTTTTACCGAATCAAACAAGGATCTTAATTAGTTTATGTCTCATGCATGATAGCAGTAATCAAGTCATAGGGGCTGTTGCAAGTCTTGAAAATCTGACTCAAGTAAGGGCATTGGCCGAAGAATTGACAGATTATAGACATTTGGTGGATTCCTTAAGAGCCCAGAACCATGAATTTATGAATAAACTTCAAACGATATCCGGATTATTGCAATTAGGTGATCATGAGGAAGTTCTGGATTATATTGATACTTTAGCATCCAAAAACAGTAGGCTAAACCATCTCTTAAGTGAGCATATAAGAGATAATAAGATTGCTGGACTGTTACTGACCAAATATGCACTTTTTTCCGAGAACAAAATAGATTTTATCATCGATCAGGATTCATTTGTTGAGGGTTTGCCAGCTGAATTAAATGCAGAGGAAGCCTGTTCAATTATTGGGAATTTACTTGAAAATGCAATGGATGCGGTTGGTCAAGAAAAAGTGAAAAAAATTGTTATTTTTATTGATGCCAGTCAAGACCACTTTATTATGGAAATATACAATTCAGGTCCACCTGTGGAGGAAGATATTTTAGAAAGCATTTATGAAAAAGGATTTTCAACTAAAGGTGGCAATCGAGGCTATGGCTTATATTTGGTTAGAAATATTGTGGAAAATGCGGAAGGTATTATTGATTATATCTATGATGAAGGAGTGAGATGGTATGTCAACATCCCTAGAGATAAAAGTATTGATCGTTGA
- a CDS encoding cold shock domain-containing protein translates to MTGTVKWFNADKGFGFITTEDGNDVFAHYSQIQKDGFKSLEEGQSVNFDVVDGAKGPQAENITVA, encoded by the coding sequence ATGACAGGTACAGTAAAATGGTTTAACGCAGACAAAGGTTTTGGATTTATCACTACAGAAGATGGAAATGATGTGTTCGCACATTATTCACAAATTCAAAAAGACGGATTCAAATCATTAGAAGAAGGACAATCAGTTAACTTTGATGTAGTTGATGGCGCTAAAGGCCCTCAAGCAGAAAACATTACAGTAGCTTAA
- a CDS encoding polyprenyl synthetase family protein, whose translation MNTKITEASFLLQLEKVKENMKSQTASGDAVLDGSLDYLMATGGKMLRPTFLLIGSRMGKSYMERESEIIKLATAIETIHLATLIHDDIIDEATMRRGRASIQGKYGQSYAVYMGDYLLSQCFLMLTNLNLEKSLAINLAKVVTRICLGDMKQNQLRYDVKITPYKYIKMVSGKTAALFSVAMSSGAYYAGADEKDVKILSRIGYEIGMAFQLVDDLLDFEGDIATVGKEVQVDVRRGYYSMPIIFALQNDNPYSERLKLLLGQDMDDDSIEEMFEIVRLSGGIEQTRSLANKYHMRAMALLEKLPIGETRTMLENMIPPLLSRMS comes from the coding sequence ATGAATACAAAAATAACAGAGGCATCCTTTTTGTTACAACTTGAAAAAGTAAAAGAGAATATGAAGTCTCAAACGGCTTCAGGAGATGCCGTTTTAGATGGCTCTCTTGACTATTTAATGGCAACAGGCGGGAAAATGCTAAGACCTACATTTCTCTTGATTGGAAGCAGAATGGGTAAGTCTTATATGGAACGAGAATCTGAGATTATCAAATTGGCTACAGCCATAGAAACCATACATCTAGCAACTCTGATTCATGATGATATCATTGATGAAGCAACCATGCGTAGAGGAAGAGCTTCAATTCAAGGCAAATACGGTCAATCCTATGCGGTCTATATGGGTGACTATCTGCTGAGTCAATGTTTTCTGATGCTGACCAATCTTAATCTGGAAAAATCTCTCGCAATTAATCTTGCTAAGGTTGTTACCAGAATTTGCCTAGGTGATATGAAACAAAATCAGCTGCGCTATGATGTAAAGATAACGCCTTATAAATACATCAAAATGGTATCAGGAAAGACAGCTGCCTTATTCTCTGTAGCAATGAGCTCAGGGGCATATTATGCAGGTGCAGATGAAAAAGATGTTAAGATTCTTAGTCGAATCGGCTATGAGATTGGTATGGCTTTTCAACTTGTGGATGATCTTCTTGATTTTGAAGGGGATATAGCAACAGTTGGTAAGGAAGTCCAAGTGGATGTACGTCGTGGCTATTACAGCATGCCCATCATTTTTGCACTTCAAAATGATAATCCGTATTCAGAAAGACTTAAATTATTGTTGGGTCAAGACATGGATGATGACAGTATAGAAGAAATGTTTGAGATCGTAAGACTTTCAGGCGGCATTGAGCAAACAAGATCCTTAGCAAACAAGTACCATATGAGAGCTATGGCTTTATTGGAAAAGCTGCCTATCGGTGAGACAAGAACAATGCTTGAGAACATGATTCCTCCCTTATTGAGTCGGATGAGCTGA